Proteins from a single region of Rhipicephalus microplus isolate Deutch F79 unplaced genomic scaffold, USDA_Rmic scaffold_276, whole genome shotgun sequence:
- the LOC119178368 gene encoding uncharacterized protein LOC119178368, translating to MTRVLVAGDSMVKYVDQYFPSRRGLSVSVAAHRGIRIEHLLSMIADKLASFDVVIVHVGTNNTVDSVNMCMDKYRQLAQGIIESNPTLHVAFSAILPRGQNRYRQGEEQLCDVCHLNDHYRNVNAALAQLCLERGFTIMDSLVDSWPGFLSRDGVHPSRLGNKVLADFLYREACALSTQLERRHIQQS from the coding sequence ATGACGCGTGTGTTAGTAGCGGGCGATTCAATGGTGAAATACGTCGACCAGTATTTCCCATCGCGCCGTGGCTTGTCTGTTAGCGTTGCCGCACACAGAGGAATAAGGATTGAGCACTTGCTCTCAATGATTGCTGACAAGCTGGCCAGTTTTGATGTTGTCATTGTACATGTTGGCACGAACAACACTGTTGACAGTGTCAACATGTGCATGGACAAATATCGCCAGCTCGCTCAGGGAATCATCGAAAGCAATCCCACGTTGCATGTAGCTTTTTCTGCCATTCTTCCTCGGGGGCAGAATCGGTACCGCCAAGGGGAAGAACAGTTGTGTGATGTTTGTCATTTGAATGACCACTACAGGAATGTGAATGCCGCACTCGCACAGCTTTGCCTGGAGAGGGGCTTCACTATCATGGATAGTCTTGTGGACAGCTGGCCTGGATTCCTGAGCAGGGATGGTGTCCACCCCAGCCGGCTTGGCAACAAGGTGCTGGCAGACTTCCTGTACCGTGAGGCCTGTGCCTTGTCCACCCAACTAGAGAGGAGACACATCCAACAGTCCTAA
- the LOC142793093 gene encoding uncharacterized protein LOC142793093 yields the protein MDLLQPQPRRNLHENGVLDIDAIDGTTFYRNFRFHKGDLDDLIAGLLIPGEVMSAQRVRVSDREALCMTLRRLAYPNRLCDLETIFNRHSSVISSVVSKVMSHIEYYFGHLLADLTVHGWMNLQNLQLFSQAVHQKGAPLKNCWGFIDGTARRICRPSKLQQEHYSGHKRFHCQKYQAVMCANGIICQLDGPFRGRRHDAGILKDTRLYENIVKVARGNKYVIYGDPAYPLKPLLLKPYGGARLQPYQAHFNKCMSTVRQAVEWGFGKVAADFAFVDFHKNLKVTCQRVGRMYKVATLLTNCRTCLYDSQVSMYFGLEPPSLGDYLVPFN from the exons ATGGATCTGCTACAGCCGCAGCCGCGGAGGAACCTTCACGAGAACGGCGTGTTGGATATCGACGCCATCGATGGAACCACCTTCTATCGTAACTTCAGGTTCCACAAAGGCGATTTGGATGACTTGATCGCTGGCCTGCTCATTCCCGGCGAAGTGATGAGTGCGCAGCGCGTCCGAGTGTCAGATCGCGAGGCTTTGTGTATGACACTGCGGCGCCTCGCTTATCCAAATCGACTTTGTGACCTGGAGACGATATTCAACCGCCACAGCTCCGTGATCTCAAGCGTGGTGTCCAAAGTAATGTCTCACATCGAATATTATTTTGGACACCTGCTTGCAGATCTCACAGTCCATGGCTGGATGAACCTCCAGAACCTGCAACTGTTTTCACAG gCCGTGCACCAGAAAGGTGCTCCACTGAAGAACTGCTGGGGCTTCATAGATGGCACGGCACGACGAATTTGTCGGCCGTCTAAGCTTCAGCAGGAGCACTACTCTGGGCACAAGCGCTTCCATTGCCAGAAATATCAGGCAGTTATGTGCGCCAATGGAATTATTTGCCAGCTAGATGGCCCATTCAGGGGACGGCGTCATGATGCTG GCATACTGAAAGACACCAGGCTGTACGAGAACATTGTCAAGGTAGCCAGGGGTAACAAATATGTCATTTATGGAGACCCGGCCTACCCATTAAAGCCTCTGCTCCTGAAGCCTTATGGAGGTGCCCGCTTGCAGCCCTACCAGGCGCACTTCAACAAGTGCATGAGCACTGTACGGCAGGCTGTTGAGTGGGGCTTTGGTAAAGTGGCTGCAGACTTTGCATTTGTGGACTTCCACAAGAACTTGAAAGTGACGTGTCAGAGAGTGGGAAGGATGTACAAGGTCGCAACACTTCTCACCAACTGCCGCACCTGCCTGTACGACAGCCAGGTGTCTATGTACTTCGGCCTTGAGCCACCCTCACTCGGTGACTATTTAGTTCCTTTTAACTGA